DNA from Vanessa tameamea isolate UH-Manoa-2023 chromosome 19, ilVanTame1 primary haplotype, whole genome shotgun sequence:
ggtaaatagaattttaaacaaacgttatgttattaataaatttttacgCAATGTACATAACGAAATGCCGACAAAAGTTTTATATCCGTTAAAAAGTCGAGCATTGCTCAAGATTTCGGGTCCGGAATCATCCTCCTTTCTTCAGGGCCTAATTACAAACGACATGAGGCATTTTGAAGAAGGTGCTAAGTCTATGTATGCTATGTTTTTAAACACCAAGGGTAGGGTTATGTACGATACTCTTATACATAAATGGGATAATGACGAAACTTTCTTAATAGAATGTGACAAAAAATTGGTTAATGTATTACAAAAacacctaaaaatatttaaattaaaacgcaaAATCAATATTGAAGACgttgataaaagttttattatgtgGGCTTTGATTCATCCCGAGACAGACAAGATCCATGATTCAACATCTAATGTAAACATCTACAAAGACCCTCGACTGGCTGATTTAGGTTTCCGCATTATCTCTGCTGTTGGAACAAAAGATTCACAGATAGTAGAAATTTTTGGAAAAGATATTGTGGTTAAAGACTGTGAAGaaggctataaatatttaagatataagcTAGGTGTAAGTGAAGGAGCCGATGAATTGCCACCAGGAACTTGTTTCCCTTTGGAGGTCAATTGTGACTACCTCCATGGTGTGAGTTTCCATAAAGGTTGTTATATTGGTCAGGAGTTGACAGCTAGAGTTCATCACACGGGTGTTGTTCGCAAAAGAATAATGCctttaaaattcaatcaaaGTATAAGTGAAATCATTGAAAAAGATTCTGTAATCTCAGCTAGTAATAAACCAAAAAGCAATTTGGGAAAATTGAAAGGTGTGATGGATGACTATGGAATAGgattaataagaattaaagaGGCACTTGATGCTAAAGTTCTTATGGTTAGTAAATATCAAGCTGAAGTTCTAAAACCGTCATGGTGGCCAATAGAAGCCCCTAAGGAAATTATAAAGAGTGAATAGccttctttaataatttatggacaaatatattattgtaaacaaaattttatgaaaatctgAAATATGTAGGtatcattaatttgttttactttattattgtattaaacagtcttaacataaaaatatggtCTATAACATTGCCTTAATAATAaacttgttatattatttaaatttaaaaaatttttgaattctGATATGGAAACCATTGTTTATAATGGCATTTTGTTTCAGTAAAATGGATAGCTCAAAAGCAAAAGATGAATGTGCACAAGTTACCTACAATTTTAAGTGTTCTCAATGTGACCTTAATGAAGAAGCTCACTATAAAGGTGTGAGTCCACCTTTTTCACGAAAGATTGAACTTAAATACCCAAGCTATGTAATGAAAGATCCATTTAGCCCTCCAGGGAAGGGAGAAATTTTAATTCTAGGGGCGGATTGTGCCATTTGTGATAAAACAGTGTGTATAAGTAAAACAtgtagcattttttattttaaaacatattgccTAGAATGTGTAAAAAATTGTCTTGATAAATTTCCAGTAGaagttactaataaaataaaaaagaattaatgatacttttttacttctttatgcaactatttaaatattcaaattcatgtctacttttttttttcgaacattcaaaatattacaaGTCGTATATCtccttcaaaaataaaacacttttttacaaaatactgTTTACTTTGGCTTTCCAGTCCgatttacagtatttttatcAAGTTTTCACAAATTAATTCCATAACACAGTTACATTCGACCAAAACATTTGATCGCCTCGGTGtaagtataatacataaatttaaataacttttacaagCCAGTATTTAATACGCAAAATACAACCTCAAtgctataaaaaagtaaccagCAGATGCCCACACTTCATCAGAAACAGAAAATacaatcttaaaattattaaaaagataattacagcatatttatatttacggtaatatattaataagctctaaaatgacaaaattaaatatatatacgtatatatattttgtcgcCACTGCCTGTCACTCAATTCAGATTGTTAGCACCACAATACATCATAACTCTTTTATAAAAGTGACCGCCTTCACCAAACAACGAagttcttcaatataaaacaacacaatattcagtgaaatatttatcaaaatacgtTAAcagcaattatatataataatatataagttacagAGAAATATTATTGCTTCCAGTGTTCCCTAGTTAGCTATTGTTTCGTAGAATATTCGAGAATGAGATTTTCATATATGTAGCCATTGcagtcaaaaataatttacaagaaaaGCTTTAAGGGTAGATGATGTTATAATTTGAATGTATCATAAATGGACATATTTAAAGATGAATTTTGAATACTATACATTTTAAACTACTTATTGACGAAATACTACaagactttatttataaataagacatcttaaatgtattatttgtgtaaatatttgggCAGTGTGCTATTTCTTTCTCTAAttcaattaagtattaaata
Protein-coding regions in this window:
- the LOC113396097 gene encoding putative transferase CAF17 homolog, mitochondrial, which codes for MIFNQVNRILNKRYVINKFLRNVHNEMPTKVLYPLKSRALLKISGPESSSFLQGLITNDMRHFEEGAKSMYAMFLNTKGRVMYDTLIHKWDNDETFLIECDKKLVNVLQKHLKIFKLKRKINIEDVDKSFIMWALIHPETDKIHDSTSNVNIYKDPRLADLGFRIISAVGTKDSQIVEIFGKDIVVKDCEEGYKYLRYKLGVSEGADELPPGTCFPLEVNCDYLHGVSFHKGCYIGQELTARVHHTGVVRKRIMPLKFNQSISEIIEKDSVISASNKPKSNLGKLKGVMDDYGIGLIRIKEALDAKVLMVSKYQAEVLKPSWWPIEAPKEIIKSE